The genomic region TGATGGATTTATCTTCTAGGTTAATCAGCTACATTAATTTAATGATCTCATGAAAGCAAGTACTAccagaaagaaaaaaaatgagaGGTGCATTTAGATTCAAAATGCTTTGGAAGTTGGTACCTTGAAGCAGGAATACGAACAACTTAGACACATGTTACTACTTGGACAGGCTATGGTCTTCACAAACAAGTCATCCTAATAAAAAGATATTAATGCAAGAAGCAGAAGAGTGGAGGACCAAACAAGAAACTTTTGGATGCCTTCCATTTACAATAAAACTCTGTTAGCCCCTTATCAGCTGAGAGTTATCAAGCACCAAATGAATTATACCCTTCGCTAAGCTGATTCTAAAAATGTCCAATAACAGATTGTAAGGATCGTTAATAATAAAATTGAACCAAGACTTGCATTTTGGTAGATTAATCCATATCAGATCAATAAGCAAGAACCTATGCTATCAAGCCTGTTTGGACAAGCATAAAAGCGAATGATTTTGCAAAGCACGGCTGCATCAACACCTGGAGCTATTTTACTCGATATGCAACAAAAAATTTCCCAAACTAAGTAGGATTTTAAGTCTACTATATTACTCTCCTGCAGTGACAACTAAAAGTTTCACATTAAcaatttaaaatcataaatttattttatcactaAGAGAGTTTAAGCAATAATGCTAAAAATGAAAATCAACAAGAGGAACTCTGAAAATTGTTAAAAAATTTCTAGTATGGCTGCATCTTCTCCAAGTAAAGGTAAGAATAAATATAGTTATTGATACCATAACAAACAAACTTAGCTACGAAATGCCATCTATGGCTAATGGCAGTGCTTAAATTATTAATACTGTTGTTTTTATAATTTGCAAGATTTGGATGTACCATAAAAATCATGTATTCCTACTTGAGAGCTTTCTGATTGCGGTGTTGTTGAATAATTTCCTGTCCTGCAGAGAGTAACATTAAAGCAAACCACACGCACAAGATCATACCATAAAAAAATAGAAGCACTCATGATGGCCAATCCAGGAATCATATCTTGGCAAAGCAAGTTGTAGGAATTCTACGAGAAAGAGTCAAAGGCATCCAAATTATGCATAACAAATCAACGCAAATATTTCACATACTTTTGACTCACGAGTGAACTTCAGAAGACTATATTGTGTTAGATTTGCTAAGACCGACACACCTGACATACCAGGACAAAATTTTGCTCTATCAAGAGGAACTTTATGTAATAAAGAGCCAGACTGCCAAAAAAAATGGCAAATCTGTAACCTAACTTAAAGCATCTAGTTACTCCTTGATGCCCGCAGAGCCAATGTACCAGGTTGGAAGTGAAGGCAAAGCTTGGTAGAATTTTGAATTGAACAATTCATCAAAGATTTCATTCCAGTTATGACAGCATAGTTAAGACACTCAAATGAGACTAAACAACAAACTAATTAAGGATTATAACTAAAATAATCAGGGATGTATCCCATCCAAAACAACAAAATTCTATGATTGTGAAAAACACTTCACTGCTAAAAAGCTCCTCGTTTGTAGACACCAGTGGCTAAGCTGCAGTGGTCCATGGATATAAAACTGGAGCAACAAATTTGAGACAAAATGTTCATTAGTATATTAATACAGAGCTCATGCTTCATGCTATGATGAAAAGGTCAGATTGCAAAATAAATGAGGTCCTGCTATATTGTCAATGGCATGTGCTATATAAACAGATTTGAAACTTGTCCAGATATACAAACAATTGAAGAGGCAAACCCTCCACTACTTGAGCAACATCCCAGAATTGAAATTGAATCTTTAAGGTCATCTCACTTAAGACAGAAAAAGGAAAAGGTGGGAATGCAGGAAACTGAACCCCAAACCATCTCACATTCGGTGCAGTGAACCTCTACCAATTGAGCTACATCCCCTAATTGAATTGATTTCTTAAAGGTCACTAAAATCAAATTACACCATTTGAATAACATATTGCTTGAGTTGAAATGGACTCACCGCACTACAATCTCCAACAGGAAAGAGTTCAGAGAATTGAAAAAGTAAAACACTAGTTCTATGTACAAAATTACTGGCTTCAACTAATGATTGACAAGAAAATTGAAACACTTTTTTCATTTAGACAAATCATAAAATAATTGTATACACAGATTTCAAACATTAGATGTTTCATTTAGATTGATCTTAAACAATTGTATTAACAAATTCCAAACACAAGATATTCCTTGTTTCTTTTGATTAAATATTCCTACATCATACCAATAGATCTGGTGAAGTTcaaaattgaaaataaaatcaAGCTGGAGAAGCAAATGTCTAATAAAATGAAGATGTAGCAATTAGCAAAAGATTCATATATTTTTATAACCCAAACGAACCAACTTCATAAGATTGTGATTACATACTTCACTACTATCAACAATCCAATCATTCAACAAAACATTACATTTCCATAATCATCAACTACATACTAATACCTACCCATACTAATCCAATTCAAAACCCAGACAACCCCTTAAAACTCCTGAGAAACAGATCCAATTTCACCCTTCCCTTTGGCAACCTTCTTTGGCAACAAAACAGCATTGATGTTCGGTAACACACCTCCATTAGCAATTGTCACCGATCCAAGCAACTTGCTGAGCTCCTCATCATTCCTCACTGCCAATTGAATGTGCCTAGGGATTATCCTTGTCTTCTTGTTGTCTCTCGCTGCGTTTCCAGCAAGCTCCAATAGCTACAAACAGAAAAAACACAAATAAATAAACACAtagcagagagagagagagagagagagagagattaatCACCTCAGCAGCTAGATACTCAAGAACAGCAGACAAATACACAGGCGAACCAGATCCAACACGCTGAGCATACCTCCCATTCTTCAAAAACCTAGCAATTCTCCCCACCGGAAACTGAAGCCCGGCCTTCTGAGACCTTGAAACCGCTTTAGTCCCCTTGACTCTGCCCCTTCCAGCCAAACCCTTACCCTTGCCAGCTCCAGTTGAACTCATTTTCACTAAATAAAATGTAGAGAGATTTGTAATTTGTGTTTATAGGTTGAGGATGAGAATTGGGGGAGGGCGTGAGGAGGGTTATATAGGAGGCTAAGGTGCTGTGATTGGTGGATTGGAGTTCACGAGGATCGCCAGCGTGGACGGCTTTGTTTTGTGCCCGGGAGTTTTTTAAATTTTTGGGGGTTTAATTTAAGTTTTGGTGAATTTTTTGAACTTTTTATGTTTCCGTATGGGCTGGGTTTTTTAAAGAGTGGATCGTTTCTGTAACAGTTGATGGATGGATACATGGATTATAGACCACTATATATAGTGACTAAACTAAAATACTGGcccaaatttaaatttttaaaatattgtgTTCGGAATAATATTCTGTTATTTCTATTTTCATGATCTTTTTTATTATTGTAAATTTTAAACTTGTTTGtaaattattttactttttaaCTTTAATTTCCGTAATAAAAAACATAGATATTTTTCTATAAAGTAACTATTTTGCAGCTTTATTCAACTAAATACAATTATAACTATTAATTCAGGAAAAATTAAAGGAAAGTAAgggattttttattaattattttgatactAAGTAAATAAAAGATATGGCTAGGTTACTAATTTAATAGATGCACATGTGGAAAAAAATGAGAGCAGAATCTACCCAAATATACATGTTCCATAAAATTGACTACAGTCCGATTTAATTCAGATTAAATGTTAAATCAGAACCAAACTGTATAATTGggattttaaaattttcaaacaAACTCGAATATCATAACCTAAATAAATAAAACAACTCTGTTCAATTTTAGTAAGTCTCGTTTAACGGATTTTGCCGATTTATACATGGATTTATCAATGAACTCGGGATACAAATTAATATTTCTTCAATTTAAATTTTCTCTCTTAAAATGCGCataactaataaaataattattccTTTTGTAACAAAGTTAATCACTGTATACTAATCGCAAATGACTAATATTTAGCTGCAACAAATTAACGTTGAATGCGAAAATAACAAAAAAAGATTTCGGCATTTGTTTTTGTTAGAATATGCCTTCAATCAGTATATGCCCAAACGCTGGGACTTCACTTAAAAAGTACTATATAAACTCTATAGTATATAGCCTAAAAGTATGTTGTAATTTGTATCCTCGATATTAAAAAACTTTTTTTCTTCTACCTATTTGTATCCTTGATATTAATTTGTGTTCTTTCTTCTACCTATTTCTTACTTCCATTATAACAAATTAGAATCAGAGCTTGGTTCTATTTTCTAGGATTTGAATTTCGGTTCAGGCAAAAAGATGTCTGGGATGTTTGGTGATATTAACGTGAACGTCGACAAATTTAATGGAAGAAACAGTTTCAGTCTATGGAAAATCAAGATGCGTGTTTTGTTAAAGTAATAGGGGCTCTGGCATCGTTCAATACGAAATTGGCTGTTTCTAGAAGCACTGAGATGGCAAGTCTCGAACAAAAGGCGCACTCGACAATTTTGTTGTGCCCTGCAAGTGATATTATTACTGAAAACGCGGAGGAGGATGTCGCGTGTTTCTGGTTGAAGCTTGAAAGTATCTACATGACAAAGTCTTTAACAAATAAATTGGTTCTGAAGCAATTTGTTTAGTCCGAGAATACAGGAAGGTATGCCTCTTCGAGGTCACTTAGATCAGTTAAACACAATTTTATTAGAATTGCGTAATATTGATGTTAAAGTTGAAGACGAGGATGTCGCTTTAATTCTGTTAGTTTTTTTTTATCATTATCATATGAGAATTTTGTGTAATCGTTTATTGTTGGTAAAGATATTATTGGAGGTTAGATCTTTTCTTCATTCTAGAGAGTTGTGCCATAAGGCGGCTAGTACAGGTACAAATAATCAGGTTGTTGGGTTGGTAGCCAGCGGGCGTACCGGACAAGGTAAGTCGTGGAAGTATAAATCCAAGAAACCAACTCCTAAGGGTTCGAAATCTAATGATGTCTATAAATTATTGTGAAGAGAAGGGGCACTAAAAATCTGACCGTCCCAAAAAAAGAAACAACATGATAAATTGGCGGGTCCTGTTGTTGTAGTTGGTGTTAATTTTGAAAAAGATATTGCTCTAGTTGCTATCAATCACACGCATCACTCTGATGTGTGGAATCTTGACTTTGGAGCATCTTACCATATATGTTCGCACAGGGAGTGGTTCACAACCTAAGAGCGAGTAGATATTGGAAAAAATTATGTAGCTAAAAGTTTTTTTTGTGAGACGGTTGGAATAAGCTCGGTTAAACTTCGGACACGTGATGGTAATTTCTTCATATTAAATGATGTTAGGCGTGTCCCACTTATGACAAAGAATCTGATATCTCTGAGTATCTTAGACAATAAAGGTTTCACTTTTAAAGGCGAAGGTGGAGTTCCACATGTCTACAACTGCAAGGGTTCTGAAAGATGTTAAACGTGATACCTTGTATCTTCTTTAAGGCTTTACGTTAACAGGTTATGTTTCTGTTGCGTCCTTTGAGATTGAAAATGATTGATGATTTCGCAAGAATTACTTGGGTGTTCATCATAAAGCATAAAAGTGAAGCCTTTAAGATTTTCGAGCAGTGGGAGGCACTAGTGGAAAATCAAACAGGGAAGAAGATTAAGGGCCTGAAATTTTGCTCATCTGAGTTTAATGAATTATGCAACAATGAGGGTATTTATAGGCATCATACAGTTAGGGATACATCACAATAGAATGGTGTAGCAGAACGTATGAATTAGACACTTTTGGAGAGAGTAAGGTGCATGCTCTCTAATGTGGGACTAACTAGAAGATTTTGAGCAGAAGCGGTAGTACAATGTGTTATCTGATAAATCGTGGATCTCACACAGGTATTCATCTCAAAACTCCTTTAAAGGCAACAACCTTATTGGAACTTTGTACCTGAACTCCTCTTCAATATTAACAAATTTTGAAAACAACACTTTAGTTAATCCAACCACATTTTAGTTAACCATTGTCGACTTAAAACTGAAACCAACTTCAACTTCTTTACACCCAATATTTACAGGAACAAACATCATATATTCAAAAGAGGGATTACGGGCAAGCATATCCTCCAATGGATACAAAGTATACCCTCCATCATTGTCAATTATTTTCTCCCTACTTCTGTGATATAAGTTCAAATCAAGCTAATATGATCTACCCAATACTAACTTACACGAACCGTAAGATAAGCAAACTATAATCCTCGCAAGGACTCTTACACGAGAAATCCTTTAAAACCTTGAATCCATAAGGCCAACCTTGAATCCATAAGGCCAACCTTGAATCCACAAGGGTTTTCTTGAATCCACAAGAAAGATAAGAGAAAATTCTCTAGGGTTTTGATTTCAATACAAGTTTTTTAATACATTACATCATAAGACtgtttataaaataaaaacaaatcctaaataaaaataaataataattataagcAGTGTGATCATGCAGCTTTGAGCATGAGCATGAGCATGCAATGTCTTCCATCTGGCCATCAAAAAGCTAATGTTGTTTTTTCCACTTCTGGCATGGCCATGCAATCCAGTGGCGTGAGCATGCCATCATATATCCTCAACGGTGTGACCATGTAGTTCAAAGCGTGATCATATATTTGCTTTTCTTACACTCATCACACCATATGGAAGTAGCACTCATTAATCGCACTGCCACCATAATCATTGTTATTACACTGATTACTAGTATTTGACTCCAAGCCAGAATTCTCACCAACATGATACTTCCCATTTCAAGGGACTCGATTCTGATTTTCTATTTAACCTCTATATTGCTTATTATTGATTTTTACTAGAATTGGCAACGTATCAACTCGATTTGTGAAAACCTTCAGAGATGCGGTTAAAGCCGTCGTCATTTCTCGAAAATCTTCTTTGGTAATAGGTTTTCCCATAATGAATCAGGTAACGAAAAGACATGATATAGACTGCTCTGATGCCAACTGAAGTCGAACGAGGGCGAAGTAGAAGCAATCGCTAATCCTACTTGCGAGGATTATACAAGGCGAGTCATCGAACTTGTGAGATTGTGGTGGGTTGTCAAATCAAGATATCTTTAATTTAAAAGATGTGGTTAATGAAATTAAATTGACTCCACAAATTCACGTAGCACCATATAATGTTATTTGAAATAACTTATTGGTTGTCACTACTACAAGTGTTAATTATGTAATTGACATTGTTAGTATGAAGTACAAGGATGTTGCGGTTTTTGATAATTTGTGTGTTGATTCATGTGATTTTGTAATTGGTAGGCCATATCAGTTTAATTTGAATTTCTGTcataaaattttggctaagacAATTGACTTTGAAAATGATAACGTGGAGTATATCTTTTATCCATTTGGGGATAAAGGTTTTTTGAAACAATCATATGAATATGTATTGTCTCTTGGTACAACACATGAGTTCGGTGATGTCGATTCCAAATTTGTGCTGACAAAGGTTTATCATGGTTAGTTCGAGCTGGTTTTAGTGATACATTTATGCTTAAAAGTTATTTTGGTGGAGGATGTAAAGTACAAAGTTCCAGCAAGGCCTTTTTATTTAAAAGTATTGTCATGGCAAGATAAACAACAAGTCGGCGTAATTGTTATTCTAGATGAGAACTCGAGGTCGAGTTCTTTTGAAGTGGAGGAGTTTGACGTAGGAGGATTTTCGGAACATATCAAGGGTGTGGTGAGTGTGAGAAAAGCAAAGGTATGATCACGCTGAGAACTGCATGGTCACGCCATTGAGGATATATGATGACATGCTCATACCACTGGATTGCATGACCATGCCAAAAGTGGAAAAAACAACAATAGCTTTTTGGTGGCCAGATGGAAGACATGGGCTCAAAGCTGCATGATCACGCTGcttttaattattatttctttttatttattttaggGTTTTATATCCCTATACAAACAGTCTTATGATGTAATGTATTAATAATCTTTTATTGAAATTAAACCCTAAGagtttttctttttttctttcttgtgGATTCAAGATTTTAAAGGATTTCTCGTGCAAGAGTCCTTGTGAGATTTAGCGCTAGCTTCTCCTACACTTCCGTGATGCGTCAGAAATGGTCTGGTAAGCCTGTTGATTACTCTGATTTAAGAGTTTTTGGTTGTACTGTTTATTATCATGTAAATGAGGTTAAATTGGAGCCACGAGCTAAACAGGAAGCATTTGTAGGCTATGGGGATGGAGTTAAAGGTTATAGAATCTGGTCTCCATCTGAAAATAGGGTTATACTGAGTAGAATTGTAGTTTTTGATAAAAATTCTATGTTTAACTCTACTATGAAGTCTATTATTGTTTCAGAAAGTGGTGGTGTTGAGAAATAGGTGGAGCAGGGAGAACTCAAGATGAGAGTGAACCACAATAGGAAGTTCAACAACCATTGTCAGAATCTCAGTTTCATCATTATCAGCAGTGAGTTCCTCTAAAGAAATATGGTGGCATATGCACTACAGATTGCTCAAGAGGCGGATCCTAACTCTGATGAGTCATCCACTTACAAAGAAGCAGTTAAATGTAATGAGTCTATAAAATGGTTTGCTGCAATGGGAGATGAAATAGAGTCATTTCAGAAGAATAAGACTTGTGAATTGGTCAAGAGGCTCGAGACAGAAAGATTGTCACTTGTAAATGGGTCAACaagaagaagaaaggagaaataTTTGTTGATGGTATCAAGTATAAAGCTCGATTAGTAGCTCGAGGGTTCACTCAAAAAGAGGGGGTAGACTACAATATTTTTTTTTGCCAGTGATCAGACATACTTTCATCAGGGTGCTTCTAGCAATAATTGCACATCAGAATCTGGAGCTTGAACAACTCGACGTGAATACAATTTTTATACAAAAATAGCTGGATGAGGAGATATACATGACTCATCCAGATGGTTTTCAGGTTCCTGATAAAGAAGACTATGTTTGCAAGTTGTTGAAGTCTCTGTATGGACTAAAGCAATCTCCGAGGCAGTAGTACAAGAAATTCGACAGCTATATGATAGGTATTGGCTACATCAAGAGTTCAtataattgttgtgtttattataGTAAGGC from Apium graveolens cultivar Ventura unplaced genomic scaffold, ASM990537v1 ctg7274, whole genome shotgun sequence harbors:
- the LOC141703980 gene encoding putative histone H2AXa; this encodes MSSTGAGKGKGLAGRGRVKGTKAVSRSQKAGLQFPVGRIARFLKNGRYAQRVGSGSPVYLSAVLEYLAAELLELAGNAARDNKKTRIIPRHIQLAVRNDEELSKLLGSVTIANGGVLPNINAVLLPKKVAKGKGEIGSVSQEF